TTATTAACGTTTTATTACAACTTAGCAGGTTTGTAACAATTCAAACAAAAGCCTTATAATTATAAAGTATGGAAAAAAACAGAGGTGAAAAGATGTCCGAGCCAATTATAAGGGTTGAAAATGCAACAAAGATTTTTGGAAAAAACCCGAAACTAGGATTGAAACTGCTGAATAGCGGTAAAACAAAGCAAGACATTTTAAAAGAAACTGGGATGACAGTAGGTGTGAATAAAGCGTCCTTTGAAGTATATCCAGGCGAAATATTCGTGATTATGGGGCTTTCGGGAAGTGGAAAATCAACACTTGTCCGATTGCTTAACCGTTTAATCGATCCGACTGACGGTAAAGTTTTCATCAATGGCAGTGACATCGTTAAAATGAAAAACGATGAACTCCGCGACGTTCGCCGCAAAAAAATGAGCATGGTCTTCCAGCGCTTTGCACTTTTTCCCCACCGTTCCGTCGTTGAAAACACAGCGTACGGCCTCGAGGTTCAAGGAGTTAATAAAGAAGAACGCTTAAAGAAAGCGACCGAATCCCTCGAACTTGTTGGTTTAAAAGGATATGAAAATAGTTTTCCATCTGAATTAAGTGGAGGAATGCAGCAGCGTGTCGGGCTTGCGAGGGCACTTGCCAACGATCCTGATATTCTTTTGATGGACGAAGCATTCTCTGCTCTTGATCCGCTCATTCGTAAAGATATGCAAGATGAACTTGTCGTTCTCCAAGAAAAAATGGAGAAGACAATTATTTTTATTACGCATGACTTGGATGAAGCGCTGAGGCTTGGTGATCGAATTGCATTAATGAAAGACGGTTCAATCGTCCAAATCGGCACGCCAGAAGAAATTATGATGAACCCTGCCAATGACTATGTTGAGCGGTTCGTTGAAGATGTTGATATTTCAAAAGTGCTAACAGCCCAGCATGTAATGATCCGGCCGGAAACATTGCATTACGACCGCGGACCGCGTGTCGCGCTTCAAGTTATGCGCGCCCAAGGCCGATCAAGCGTTTACCTCATCGATCGAAAAGGGAAACTTGTCGGGGCGGTAACCGCACAGCTCGCTTCCGACGCTGTAAAAAAAGGGCAATCATTAAAAGACGTCATGCTTGGAGACTTGCCAACCGTTACACCAGATACGCTACTTAGCGACATGTACGACAAAATGTCCAGCCATCCATTGCCTTTAGCGGTTGTCGATGAAGAGAACCGATTAAAAGGCATTGTCGTCAACGGAAGCGTAATTGGGGCACTAGCTGGAAATGAAGACGTCTTGAATGGAATCGGGGTGAACGAATAATGGATGCCATACCAAAAATCCCCTTAGCAGAGTGGACAGAAACATTCGTAGATTTTTTAAAAGACAACGTACAAGGCCTTTTCGATTTTCTTTCAACCGTCATTGGCGGGATTGTAAACTTTCTTGTCATGATTCTATCAAGCGTTCCAGCCATCGTTCTCGTTTTAATTATTGCAGCAATCGCTTGGTTTACAAGCCGGCGTTGGGGGATCGCACTGTTTAGCGCCATTGGCCTTTTGTTTATTTATAATCTCGGATATTGGGATGGAACAATCCAAACGCTGGCACTCGTATTGACATCTGTGATTATTTCCATGATTATCGGAATCCCGGTCGGGATTTGGATGTCACAAAACGACAGGCTGAGAAACATCCTTACGCCCGTCCTGGACTTTATGCAGACAATGCCAGCGTTCGTTTACTTGATTCCAGCTATTTTATTTTTCGGAATTGGAATGGTGCCGGGAATTATTGCTTCCGTTATCTTTGCGACACCGCCAACGATTCGTCTGACGAACCTTGGCATCCGCCAAGTACCGGAAGATTTAGTTGAAGCAGCAAATGCGTTCGGAGCTACGCCAAGCCAAAAGCTTTTAAGGGTACAGCTGCCGCTCGCAACCTCGACGATTATGGCGGGCGTGAACCAAAGCATTATGCTTTCATTGTCAATGGTTGTCATTGCTTCGCTTGTCGGTGCACCAGGGCTCGGAGCGGATGTGTACCGCGCTGTCTCACAAATTAAAGTTGGGGTTGGTTTTGAAGCTGGTCTAGCCATCGTGATTCTAGCGATTATTTTAGATCGGATCTCTCAAAATATAGGGAATGCAAAAAAATAAAGGAGAGGATTTTTCTTGTTTAAGATGAAGAAATCTTTATTCGCATTTATGATGCTTGTCGCATTATCACTTGTTCTTGCGGCCTGCGGTGGTGGCGGTGGTGATGCTGCTTCTGGCTCAATTGGCGAAGCAACTGATTACAAAATCGTTGGGATCGAACCTGGTGCAGGCGTCATGAAAGCTGCGCAAAATGCCATTGATGAGTATGGATTAGACAATTGGACACTTGTTGAGTCTTCATCAGCTGCAATGGGTGCTGAACTTACAAAGGCTTATGAAAACAAAGAACCAATTATTGTAACTGGCTGGACACCACACTGGAAATTCGCAAAATTCGATCTGAAATACCTTGAGGATCCGAAGGGCGTATTCGGTGAAGAAGAAACCATCCATACGTTAGTCCGCAAAGGCTTGCAAGATGATCAACCAAGCGCGTATACGGTTCTCGATCAGTTCGAATGGACGAGTGATGATATGGCTGAAGTGATGGTAGCTGTTGAAGAAGGGGCAAATCCTGAAGAAGCTGCTGCAAAATGGATTGAAGAGAACAGCGACAAAGTCGAACCTTGGAAAGAAGGGGCCGGCAAAGTGGATGGAGAAAAAATATCACTCGCTTATGTTGCATGGGATTCTGAAATTGCAAGCACAAATGTTGTAGCAAAAGTGCTTGAAAGCATCGGCTATGAGGTAGAGACTGTACAGCTTGACGCTGCACCGATGTTTGCTGCCGTAGCCCAAGGTGATGTCGATGGTATGGTTGCGGCTTGGCTTCCATTTACACATGCTGACAACTATGAAGAATACGGCGATCAAGTTGAAGATCTTGGTGAAAACCTTAAAGGTGCAAAGATCGGCCTTGTTGTTCCAACCTACGTTGACATTGATTCTATTGAAGATTTAAAGTCTAAGTAACAGCTTAAAACTCTGCCGTTTCAAAATGCGGCAGAGTTTTTTTGCAGATAAAAATTGCAGCAAGAGGTTCGAAGCCGGATTCGTCTGCATTTGTGAAGAGAAAATTTCTTTCAATTAGCGAAACACGATTTCTCCGGTTTCATCGAGTACAGCCAACACATTTTTTCGCTCCTTTTCAAAACAATACATGCGTTTACCGATTTGGATAACTGTATCTTCCATGGCATGGGCGATCGTAATGGTTTTATCTTTTGGCACGATCAGCTCTGTCTTTACCCCGAATCCTGAGCCGACTTCATTGGCGATAATCCCATTTCTCGCTTCAACTGTCCCTCCCCGGATAAACCCTGTTGCGGTAAAGCTTCCTTCCGCTTTGAATTTCGTATTGTACGCACCGCGGCCTGTTAAATAAATATCTCCATTGCAATACACGTCACTTTGTTGTGCGGAAGAAATGGTTGCCGAGGCAAAAGGCTGAAACAACTCTTCATAAAATGCCGCCAGCGCATCTAATTTTTCTTCAATTGTCAAAAATATCGTTTCGTCTATTTCTGCATTCTCGTTGCTTGCTACAAACACTTTTTTAAGTAAAATTTCTATCGCTTGCTCATCCGGGTGGCCTTTTTCCGTTCTTTTCTGTAGAAGGGAGAGATAATTGTTTATCTGGTTTTGAAGCGTAGGAAACTTTTGTTTTAACAAGATATTTATAATGAGTGAAAGGTTTAATTTGTTCATTTGCCCTTTTTTCCGCTGTGCTACGAGTAACCCTAGCAGCGCTTTATGAAAAGCATGAACAACATGTCGCAGTTCTTTCGTTTCTTCTTTTAAATTTTGTTCGATTTCGTCTGTTTGCCCTACTAAAATCTTGCCGCGAATGATATTTTTGTTGATTGTTAATGCCGTTCCTGCAGCAATATGTCCGCCGTGGACGCTGCCTGTAATGAGAATTTTTTCTTCTGCTTTGACGCTCATTGTTTCTTCAACGTTTCCTTGAATTTCTATATCTCCGACGAATGATAAGTTTCCACTTTTTATATCAACATCGCCGCGATGGACAAGTTTTTGGATGATGTCAATTTTAAAGACCGGCGGCCGTATCGTGACACTGATTGTTCCGGTTTCAGCTGCGATAATTTTGTTTTCCTTCAAGATGATGCCCTTGCCTTTTACAATTGCTTGTTTTACTTGTTTTGGGTTTAGTGCTTTATTTTCTACCGTTCGGCCTTGCTTTCCTTCAATCGGCTCGCGAACCATTCCAATGGCCTGTCCCTTTTCAACTGTAGGAATACGATTTGTTTCTCGAAAATCCACCGTTCCGTCTTCTCGTTTCTTTGGTTTTAAACTAAATCCTTCAAAATCGATGAAAAATTCAACAAAGCCGTTCTTTCCGTTCTCAGGCGGCAGCCCGTTTGCCACAGTGATTTCTCCGTACTCCTTTAATGTGCATGCTTTGTCAATTGCTTCTTCAGCGATGCCGTAGAGAATTCCTTTTTTATGTAGTTTCGCAATGATGTCATCTCGAGAAAACGAATCAATAGGCTCTTTCATTGTCTTGGCTTTGAGAGAAAGTGTTGGAGCAGGCCCTTCATCCATCGGAACTGTTTTTTCGATATAGCCAGGTGTGACGCATAGTAAAGCTGACAGCTTATCGGCAGATACTCTAATGTCTATCGAAGCCGCTTCTTTTGCAATCTCTTTCCCTTGAATTGAAACGAGATCCCCTTCATTCACTTCAATTTCTTCTTTTATTTCTTTGCCGTTCACTTGCAAAATAAGCTCATCGGACGGAATGATTGCCGGCTTATTCGTTTCTGTTGCATGGAATGATACCCTTCCGTCTTTCAGTTGAATCATGCCCGCTTGTATTTTCTCTTCTGTCGGTTCTTCCGGCGATTCCTTTACACTTTTCTTAGTTACCTTCACAACAGCCGGTTTAACGAGTAAGCCGAATAAACGATCTTCCTCTTCTTCCAGCACTTCAACAGTTACACTCTCAGCCGTTGCCCCTAGTTCTTTCAACGCCTTATCGATGGCTTCTTGAATATTTCTCCCCTTTGCTTCGATGCTATTCAATTGAGTTGCCTCTCCTTTATATAGCTTTTTTCTTCTTATATTTATCTTCGGCTAAGTTTGGCGTTTTTCAATAAGAAAAACGGATTCGCGTTTAAATTGGCGAGTTGCCAATTTCTTTATTTTTCAAAAAAAAGAAACCTGTGAAAAGGCTTCTTTGAAAGTTATTCGTTGATGTTCAATTCTCCGTCTTCATTGAGATCGAAAGGATGCTCGCCATTTTCTTTAAGCCGGCCGTCATTATAGCTGTCTTCGTCAACGAGGTCGAGCTCGTCCATTTCGTCATCCATTTTCATCTCATCTGCTTCATTGACATTCTCTTCTTCCATTTCTGTACGGTTTGTTTCTGGATTATCTATCGTATCATTGCATCCGGCGAGGAAGGATAAACTTAGCATCGCACTTGCAATCATTAGCAAAATTTTTTTCATGTTGTCGCCTCCCTAGATAGCGTTTAGTCTATCCAAAGAGACGATTTTTATGTAGGCTTTTTTAAACGATGCCGTTGATAACCCCGCGCGTACGATTTCCTTACAAGAAGCGAATTTTCCTCTCGGAAAAAAGGTTCTCTTCAAGCAAAATCGTCCCCGCTAAAGTTAAGTATCATCATTGGTTCCTTAACAAAGTCTTATATAAAAAGAAGCTATGCTTTGTCGCCGATTGCGAACATGATTTCAGCTTCACATACGAGTTCGCCGTCAACTGTCGCAATGCCTTTGCCTTTTACCATCACGCCTTTTGCACGGATGATTTCAACGTCGAGCTTAAGTTGATCGCCTGGCTTTACTTGCTTCTTAAACCGGCATTTGTCAATTCCTGCAAAGAAGCCTAACTTTCCTTTATTTTCAGGCTTCACAAGCATGGCAACACCGCCTACTTGGGCCAAAGCTTCCACAATTAATACGCCAGGCATGACAGGATATTCAGGAAAATGTCCGCTGAAAAATTGTTCGTTCGCGGTTACATTTTTGATGCCGACAGCACGCTTTCCTTCTTCAAGCTCAAGTATCCGATCAACAAGCAAAAATGGATAGCGGTGTGGCAAAATGGATTTTATTTCATTACTATCAAGCATCATGAACACCTCATTCTTTTACAACGATATCAGCAATATGCTGCCAAGTGCTTTTTTTGAAAACGTCAAAGGCATTTCCGTCACCTAATACGCCATATCCAATCATCGCTCCAATGGTTAGTGAAAGAATCAGCAAGACTAAAATGATTAACAAACGAAGCCAAATTGGAATAAGCCTTACCCGCGGTTTTTTCACTTTATCTTTTTGTTCCCTTGTCTCGGGTTTGTCAATATTTGGTTTTATTTCCGTTTGTTTCGTTGTTGTCATTATGAGTACCTCATCTTTTTACCATAAAATATAAATTTTTTTCGTTTTTTCTTACGGTTAGCGGAGCTTGTTGACGAGTCCCATCATGTCGTCGGAGATGGCCAATGAACGGGTATTTAATTGAAAATGCCGTTGTGTTTCAAGCAATTTGGCCATTTCTTCAGCAACATCAACGTTAGACGTTTCGAGAACACCTTGCGAAAAGACTTCAAGATTATTTACCGTTTCCAGTACATCTCCGAGAGCAATTCCGGATTCTGGCAAAGGAGCTGAGAAGCGGTTTTCACCGGCAGATTGCAATAATTGAGGGCGATGGACATTCGCAAGTTCAATTTGGCCGGCATCGATCGTTCCACCGTTTTGGAGGGTGACTGTCACCCGCCCATTTTTTGAGATGCTGACATCTTTATAGTTAGCGGGAATTTGAATCGGCCCATTGGCGCCGAGCAATAATGCCCCATCCGCAGTACCTACGTTAAGAAACTGTCCGTCCGCTGAAGGTTGGAAATAAAAGGAACCATCCCTCGTATATTCAATTTCTCCGTTATGTAAAACTTGAAAGAAATACGCCGGCTCTGTTAATGCAATGTCAAGCATCCGCCCCGTATCTTGCAGGGATCCTTGTTCGGTACGCAATGTTGTGCTTGCGGCAGATGCTCCGTGGCCAGCACGGATTCCTAGTGGTGTCAGCCTTCCTGTTTGATCTTGTAAATGATCGATTTGCTGAACGAGCAATTCAGAAAAAGAAACGTCTCTTCGTTTAAATCCATTCGTATTCATATTCGCTAAATTATTCGCAATCGAATCGAGTTTATGCTGAAGCTGTCCGAGTGTAACCGATGCGGCAATCGTTGAGCGATTCACTTGTTAACCACCTTTCAACAACAAATCTGATGGAGAAATTCGAGCTTAAGCTATTCGCCTAGGAATATCACGTCCTATGCCAATGTGAACCTCCGGACTTTTCTCATGGACGGTTCAAAAAGGAGGTTCAACTAAAGGCAGGCCATTCCTGTGGGCTCCGCACGTTTTGAACTTCCTCTTACAATTTTCCAATTTCATTTACAGCCTTATCAAGACTCTGATCGTATGTTTGCAAAACGCGCTGGTTCGCTTCAAATGTGCGGTATGCTTGCATCATTTCGATCATCGTCTGTTCAACATTCACATTTGACCTTTCAAGAAATCCTTGTTGCAGCTGATAAGAAACGTTCGGGTTTCCGATGGCGCTCTCGAGTTCATTTCCCTCCAAACGAAAAAGGCCGTAGCCTTCTTTTACGAGTTCGTTTGCATTTTCGGAAAAGACAACATTTAAGCGGGCAATCTCATTCCCATCCTCAATGATTGTTCCATCTGGACGAATCGTAAAGTTTTCCGTTCTTAAAACAATCGGATTCCCATTCGTATCAAGGACCTGCATCCCTTGGTTTGTAACAAGCGTTCCAGTGCTGTCTATTGTAAAATTTCCATTTCGAGTGTAGCGAACACCTTCGTTT
This Pueribacillus theae DNA region includes the following protein-coding sequences:
- a CDS encoding quaternary amine ABC transporter ATP-binding protein encodes the protein MSEPIIRVENATKIFGKNPKLGLKLLNSGKTKQDILKETGMTVGVNKASFEVYPGEIFVIMGLSGSGKSTLVRLLNRLIDPTDGKVFINGSDIVKMKNDELRDVRRKKMSMVFQRFALFPHRSVVENTAYGLEVQGVNKEERLKKATESLELVGLKGYENSFPSELSGGMQQRVGLARALANDPDILLMDEAFSALDPLIRKDMQDELVVLQEKMEKTIIFITHDLDEALRLGDRIALMKDGSIVQIGTPEEIMMNPANDYVERFVEDVDISKVLTAQHVMIRPETLHYDRGPRVALQVMRAQGRSSVYLIDRKGKLVGAVTAQLASDAVKKGQSLKDVMLGDLPTVTPDTLLSDMYDKMSSHPLPLAVVDEENRLKGIVVNGSVIGALAGNEDVLNGIGVNE
- a CDS encoding flagellar hook-basal body protein translates to MLRGMYTAASGMIAQQRRQEMLSNNMSNAGTPGFKADQASIRTFPRMLIANLEQRNESSSNELSTGVYLQEMVPNFFQGNVMETKNQTDIALIDGNLPENGALFFSVQSNEGVRYTRNGNFTIDSTGTLVTNQGMQVLDTNGNPIVLRTENFTIRPDGTIIEDGNEIARLNVVFSENANELVKEGYGLFRLEGNELESAIGNPNVSYQLQQGFLERSNVNVEQTMIEMMQAYRTFEANQRVLQTYDQSLDKAVNEIGKL
- a CDS encoding DNA-directed RNA polymerase subunit beta, whose product is MTTTKQTEIKPNIDKPETREQKDKVKKPRVRLIPIWLRLLIILVLLILSLTIGAMIGYGVLGDGNAFDVFKKSTWQHIADIVVKE
- the choW gene encoding choline ABC transporter permease subunit — its product is MDAIPKIPLAEWTETFVDFLKDNVQGLFDFLSTVIGGIVNFLVMILSSVPAIVLVLIIAAIAWFTSRRWGIALFSAIGLLFIYNLGYWDGTIQTLALVLTSVIISMIIGIPVGIWMSQNDRLRNILTPVLDFMQTMPAFVYLIPAILFFGIGMVPGIIASVIFATPPTIRLTNLGIRQVPEDLVEAANAFGATPSQKLLRVQLPLATSTIMAGVNQSIMLSLSMVVIASLVGAPGLGADVYRAVSQIKVGVGFEAGLAIVILAIILDRISQNIGNAKK
- a CDS encoding DUF342 domain-containing protein — encoded protein: MNSIEAKGRNIQEAIDKALKELGATAESVTVEVLEEEEDRLFGLLVKPAVVKVTKKSVKESPEEPTEEKIQAGMIQLKDGRVSFHATETNKPAIIPSDELILQVNGKEIKEEIEVNEGDLVSIQGKEIAKEAASIDIRVSADKLSALLCVTPGYIEKTVPMDEGPAPTLSLKAKTMKEPIDSFSRDDIIAKLHKKGILYGIAEEAIDKACTLKEYGEITVANGLPPENGKNGFVEFFIDFEGFSLKPKKREDGTVDFRETNRIPTVEKGQAIGMVREPIEGKQGRTVENKALNPKQVKQAIVKGKGIILKENKIIAAETGTISVTIRPPVFKIDIIQKLVHRGDVDIKSGNLSFVGDIEIQGNVEETMSVKAEEKILITGSVHGGHIAAGTALTINKNIIRGKILVGQTDEIEQNLKEETKELRHVVHAFHKALLGLLVAQRKKGQMNKLNLSLIINILLKQKFPTLQNQINNYLSLLQKRTEKGHPDEQAIEILLKKVFVASNENAEIDETIFLTIEEKLDALAAFYEELFQPFASATISSAQQSDVYCNGDIYLTGRGAYNTKFKAEGSFTATGFIRGGTVEARNGIIANEVGSGFGVKTELIVPKDKTITIAHAMEDTVIQIGKRMYCFEKERKNVLAVLDETGEIVFR
- a CDS encoding glycine betaine ABC transporter substrate-binding protein — protein: MKKSLFAFMMLVALSLVLAACGGGGGDAASGSIGEATDYKIVGIEPGAGVMKAAQNAIDEYGLDNWTLVESSSAAMGAELTKAYENKEPIIVTGWTPHWKFAKFDLKYLEDPKGVFGEEETIHTLVRKGLQDDQPSAYTVLDQFEWTSDDMAEVMVAVEEGANPEEAAAKWIEENSDKVEPWKEGAGKVDGEKISLAYVAWDSEIASTNVVAKVLESIGYEVETVQLDAAPMFAAVAQGDVDGMVAAWLPFTHADNYEEYGDQVEDLGENLKGAKIGLVVPTYVDIDSIEDLKSK
- a CDS encoding flagellar hook-basal body protein codes for the protein MNRSTIAASVTLGQLQHKLDSIANNLANMNTNGFKRRDVSFSELLVQQIDHLQDQTGRLTPLGIRAGHGASAASTTLRTEQGSLQDTGRMLDIALTEPAYFFQVLHNGEIEYTRDGSFYFQPSADGQFLNVGTADGALLLGANGPIQIPANYKDVSISKNGRVTVTLQNGGTIDAGQIELANVHRPQLLQSAGENRFSAPLPESGIALGDVLETVNNLEVFSQGVLETSNVDVAEEMAKLLETQRHFQLNTRSLAISDDMMGLVNKLR
- the fabZ gene encoding 3-hydroxyacyl-ACP dehydratase FabZ — protein: MLDSNEIKSILPHRYPFLLVDRILELEEGKRAVGIKNVTANEQFFSGHFPEYPVMPGVLIVEALAQVGGVAMLVKPENKGKLGFFAGIDKCRFKKQVKPGDQLKLDVEIIRAKGVMVKGKGIATVDGELVCEAEIMFAIGDKA